A stretch of the Notamacropus eugenii isolate mMacEug1 chromosome 2, mMacEug1.pri_v2, whole genome shotgun sequence genome encodes the following:
- the LOC140522504 gene encoding coiled-coil domain-containing protein 144A-like, with amino-acid sequence MRIVSQQVTSYYRRNYEEKEKLPKQVDETKSKVPLRNEKEKYLQKKKEIIQYEVAMHQVELHTVKIKDKCTRKHRTEETEALKEKIEELQQKLQLNKEAFRKIGFQCRRRVNVLKAENAMLNSKLQNAEQNIEKLEDDRASYASRLIKIVGKYELSKLALEDSFEGKRDVWLHLKDKLNHDLCSLREDNGVLSEKLSKTASRAKSLENELDHVHESLREKTYILENTQRKLKHAEQKAEELEEPNQVLNEKIKRYSLENESLQERLGQIQSENMVLQQELEDTQKKIIIQEKQMSDAQARVRNLQREPPVSCNYQSLTGVSQQVTSFNEIDYEDKEKLQKEVDETKSQLRIEREKFTRLNEWKQCLEDSLERQMKRNDELEEDLNRSYTWLYIVINCTFISYPASMRASTIACLNSVFCHTFERHPSFYKYDGITRNHVGSVLK; translated from the exons ATGAGAATAGTTTCACAACAAGTTACATCATATTATCGAAGGaattatgaagagaaggaaaaactaccGAAGCAAGTAGACGAAACTAAAAGTAAA gTTCCTCTTAGGAACGAAAAGGAAAAATACctgcagaaaaaaaaggaaatcatacaGTATGAAGTTGCCATGCACCAAGTGGAATTACACACAGTAAAAATTAAGGATAAGTGCACCAGAAAGCACCgcacagaagaaactgaagcgtTGAAAGAAAAGATTGAGGAGCTTCAACAGAAATTACAATTAAATAAAGAAGCGTTTAGAAAAATCGGATTTCAGTGCCGTCGACGAGTAAACGTTCTGAAAGCTGAGAATGCCATGCTGAACTCTAAACTGCAGAATGCAGAACAAAACATTGAGAAACTAGAGGACGATAGGGCATCATACGCGTCCAGGTTGATTAAAATTGTTGGCAAATATGAGTTATCAAAATTAGCCCTTGAGGATTCCTTTGAGGGTAAAAGAGATGTGTGGCTTCATTTAAAGGACAAACTAAACCATGACTTGTGTAGTCTAAGAGAGGATAATGGTGTCCTTTCTgaaaaactctctaagactgcaagtagagccaagagtttagaaaatgagctagaccatgtccatgaatccctcagagagaagacatacattttagaaaacacacagagaaaactgaagcatgcTGAACAGAAGGCAGAGGAACTTGAAGAACCAAATCAAGTGTTAAACGAAAAAATCAAGAGATacagtttggaaaatgaatctctccaagaaagattaggccaaatccagagtgaaaatatggtGCTGCAGCAAGAActtgaagacacacagaagaaaatcaTAATTCAAGAAAAGCAAATGAGTGATGCCCAG GCTAGAGTAAGAAATCTTCAGCGAGAGCCACCTGTTTCCTGCAATTATCAGTCCCTGACAGGAGTTTCACAACAAGTCAcatcatttaatgaaattgattatgAAGATAAGGAAAAACTACAGAAGGAAGTAGATGAAACCAAAAGTCAA cttcgtattgaaagggaaaaattcaCGAGACTCAATGAGTGGAAGCAATGTCTGGAAGATTCTCTAGAACgacaaatgaagagaaatgatgaattagaGGAAGATTTAAATCG CTCTTACACGTGGTTGTATATTGTCATTAACTGcacatttatttcatatcctgcttCAATGAGAGCATCGACCATAGCCTGTCTAAATTCTGTATTCTGTCACACTTTTGAAAG GCATCCTTCGTTCTACAAATATGACGGCATAACGAGAAATCATGTGGGCAGTGTTCTAAAATGA